The Nitrospirota bacterium genome contains a region encoding:
- a CDS encoding response regulator, with protein MFDAPREQLGRVLVVDDEPDIRKVVRTHLEKANYEVIEAGNGAEAIKLLNTGDNPMYVDMILCDIRMPKLNGIEAIEYFRREYPALPLVVLTGFPDLQMATALLKQGVMDYLVKPVEKDKLVDTVRKAVDSRLVFKNQFTT; from the coding sequence ATGTTTGATGCGCCGCGTGAACAGCTCGGACGAGTGTTGGTGGTGGATGACGAGCCGGACATCCGCAAGGTGGTGCGGACGCACCTTGAGAAGGCCAATTACGAGGTGATCGAGGCGGGAAACGGGGCGGAGGCCATCAAGCTTCTCAACACCGGCGACAACCCCATGTACGTGGACATGATCCTCTGCGACATCCGGATGCCCAAATTGAACGGGATCGAAGCCATTGAGTATTTCCGGAGGGAATATCCCGCGCTGCCCCTGGTGGTTCTCACGGGATTTCCGGATTTGCAGATGGCCACGGCGCTCCTCAAACAGGGCGTCATGGACTATCTCGTCAAGCCGGTCGAGAAGGACAAACTGGTCGACACGGTCAGGAAAGCCGTGGACAGCAGGCTGGTGTTCAAGAACCAGTTCACGACGTAA
- the queG gene encoding tRNA epoxyqueuosine(34) reductase QueG gives MTLADAIKQEASRLGFDAVGISRVAPDPAASLPGLLYARLREWLGRGYEGAMGWMTRQPERRADPQRVLPGCRSIISVGMNYFTGHRPDESPGHGRIARYAWGRDYHGVLQDKLQQLESHIKTLAPSAGTRWYVDTGPVMEKAWAQQAGLGWIGKHSNLVSPRFGSWLLLGEILTTLELETDEPGTDLCGTCQLCIRACPTAAITEPYMVDARRCISYLTIELHKPGDEIPAELEAKLGNRIFGCDDCLDACPYNTTATPTQDAAFQPSPLTLAPSLSTLETMSERTFQDTFRLSAIRRAKHWGFLRNLTLARRNAQAPSHNPPSGRFQPI, from the coding sequence ATGACGCTGGCCGATGCCATCAAGCAGGAGGCCAGCCGCCTGGGCTTCGACGCGGTGGGCATCAGTCGCGTCGCCCCGGACCCCGCCGCCTCGCTACCCGGTTTGTTATATGCCCGCCTGCGTGAATGGCTCGGCCGCGGCTACGAGGGCGCCATGGGCTGGATGACCCGCCAGCCGGAACGGCGCGCCGACCCGCAGAGAGTCCTGCCCGGCTGCCGGTCGATTATTTCCGTCGGCATGAACTACTTCACCGGCCATCGGCCCGACGAAAGCCCTGGCCACGGACGCATCGCCCGCTATGCCTGGGGACGGGACTATCACGGCGTCCTGCAAGACAAGTTGCAACAATTGGAATCGCACATCAAGACCCTTGCGCCAAGCGCCGGCACCAGGTGGTACGTGGACACGGGACCGGTGATGGAAAAGGCCTGGGCCCAGCAGGCAGGCCTCGGCTGGATCGGCAAACATTCCAACCTCGTGTCGCCGCGCTTCGGGTCCTGGCTCCTCCTGGGAGAAATCCTCACGACGCTCGAATTGGAAACGGACGAACCGGGCACCGACCTCTGCGGCACCTGCCAGCTCTGCATCCGGGCCTGCCCGACGGCGGCCATCACGGAGCCCTACATGGTGGATGCAAGGCGATGCATTTCCTACCTGACGATCGAGCTGCATAAACCCGGCGATGAGATCCCGGCCGAGCTGGAAGCGAAGCTGGGCAACCGCATCTTCGGGTGCGACGACTGCCTGGATGCCTGCCCCTACAACACGACGGCCACGCCGACACAGGACGCCGCCTTTCAGCCTTCTCCGCTGACCCTGGCTCCGTCGTTGTCCACGCTGGAAACCATGAGCGAACGTACATTTCAAGACACATTCCGACTGAGCGCCATCCGGCGAGCCAAGCATTGGGGATTTCTCCGCAACCTGACGCTTGCTCGTCGCAACGCCCAAGCCCCTTCCCACAACCCTCCGAGCGGCCGATTTCAGCCAATATGA
- a CDS encoding formylglycine-generating enzyme family protein, with the protein MVLVPAGEFEMGSSEHEGEQDERPRHRVHLDAYYMDQYQMTVSRYAKFIEATKREPPRFWSEIRLPEGGDLPVVGVDWLDADAYCQWAGRRLPTEAEWEKAARGTDGRKYPWGNEEPTSRHANFGRQEGEELPLTPVGRYEAGKSPYGIYGLSGNVWEWTADWYDENYYRQSAPRNPQGPPQGLSKATRGGAWDRHQFNLRSANRSGMTPTNRLKSLGFRCAQDGQR; encoded by the coding sequence ATGGTCCTCGTCCCGGCCGGAGAATTCGAGATGGGATCGAGCGAGCATGAAGGAGAGCAGGACGAGCGGCCCAGGCATCGGGTCCATCTGGATGCGTATTACATGGATCAGTATCAGATGACGGTGTCCCGCTATGCGAAATTCATCGAAGCGACGAAGCGGGAGCCGCCCAGGTTCTGGAGCGAAATACGCCTGCCGGAGGGGGGGGACTTGCCCGTTGTGGGAGTGGATTGGCTGGATGCCGACGCTTACTGCCAATGGGCCGGCCGGCGGTTGCCGACGGAGGCTGAATGGGAAAAGGCGGCCCGGGGCACCGACGGGCGAAAATATCCCTGGGGCAACGAGGAGCCGACGAGCCGGCACGCCAACTTCGGGAGGCAGGAGGGCGAGGAATTGCCGCTGACGCCGGTCGGCCGCTATGAGGCGGGGAAGAGCCCCTATGGCATCTATGGTCTGTCCGGGAACGTCTGGGAATGGACGGCCGACTGGTACGATGAGAATTACTACCGCCAGAGCGCACCGCGCAATCCGCAGGGGCCGCCGCAAGGGCTCAGCAAGGCGACCAGGGGCGGGGCCTGGGACCGGCATCAGTTCAATTTGCGCTCAGCGAACCGGAGCGGGATGACGCCGACGAACCGGCTCAAGTCCCTCGGATTCCGGTGCGCCCAGGATGGACAGCGGTAA